The following coding sequences lie in one Glycine soja cultivar W05 chromosome 16, ASM419377v2, whole genome shotgun sequence genomic window:
- the LOC114390964 gene encoding AT-rich interactive domain-containing protein 1-like isoform X1 has translation MAGRLVLDGGVRVEDSGSIVGCSNDGSRRRFEKLVAEFTSEICGSDSFLPFPPMLGDGKTVDLYKLFLVVRGKGGYDAVCNGKLWDTVGEESGLGVSIGSSVKLVYSKYLSALDAWLKKVAESKVSPECCVVDDRDMFGRRLMELQAEVEGLLSSCAEDDAAREEEVKGGGDDDDDNVDGRKLCGDGNGGCPDSEVLDCEKNESVLGNVGGGNKGGGGEGDGNGGCRDSEMPDREVNESVNGNLGGGNDAMEAGEEFDGGKMSKEQVVDVLDGANYSVAGLLSGGEKCGDNDGRGLVMDPPGGDSDDRKRKRDMLDLSDGDSDSSDCKRMRESALDMLSWVTGAAKNPCDPEVGSIPEKAKWKSQSNQEVWKQVLLFREAAFLKRGSDTSSEQRSWQSQKMHPFLYEDHLGINYNLRERLKCDKKILFGQSTPSARSSSDSSVGIENRTTSPNTEDPYDANSGLDRCATVRIPLGGNRQAEIPEWTGDISEGYLKFSGTSIWPVATVNTRLRIEKDPIGKGRQDSCSCSAPGSVECVRFHITEKRAKVHLELGAAFYDWNFDQVGEDVKLLWTEEEEKKFEDAIRSNPPSPETYFWDHIFRAFPTKSRADLVSYYFNVFILERRGYQNRHTPDDINSDDDDDEAGPLRNVFGHQTPNSGYQAPNPRGSILLTPKKSQTKKK, from the exons ATGGCAGGGCGGTTGGTGTTGGACGGCGGTGTTCGCGTGGAAGATAGTGGCAGCATTGTTGGATGCTCAAACGACGGTTCTCGGCGCCGTTTCGAGAAGTTGGTTGCTGAGTTCACGAGCGAGATCTGTGGGAGTGATTCTTTTTTGCCTTTTCCGCCAATGTTGGGTGATGGGAAGACTGTGGATTTGTATAAGCTGTTTTTGGTGGTGAGAGGGAAGGGTGGATACGACGCCGTTTGCAATGGCAAGTTGTGGGATACCGTTGGGGAGGAGTCTGGGTTGGGTGTGAGTATTGGTTCTTCCGTGAAGTTGGTGTATAGTAAGTATTTGAGTGCTTTGGATGCGTGGTTGAAGAAGGTTGCCGAGAGTAAGGTGTCCCCTGAGTGTTGTGTGGTGGACGATAGGGACATGTTTGGGAGGCGGTTGATGGAGTTGCAGGCTGAGGTCGAAGGGTTGTTGTCCAGTTGCGCTGAGGATGATGCGGCTCGAGAGGAGGAGGTAAAGGGTGgaggtgatgatgatgatgataatgtggATGGGAGGAAGTTGTGTGGTGATGGAAATGGAGGGTGTCCTGATTCGGAGGTGCTGGACTGTGAGAAGAATGAGTCGGTTCTTGGAAATGTGGGTGGGGGAAACAAGGGTGGTGGAGGTGAAGGAGATGGAAATGGAGGGTGTCGTGATTCGGAGATGCCAGACCGTGAGGTGAATGAGTCGGTGAATGGAAACTTGGGTGGGGGGAATGATGCAATGGAAGCGGGGGAAGAGTTTGATGGAGGGAAAATGTCTAAAGAGCAGGTGGTGGATGTGTTGGATGGGGCGAACTACAGTGTGGCTGGATTGTTGAGTGGAGGCGAGAAGTGTGGCGACAATGATGGTAGGGGCTTGGTGATGGATCCACCTGGTGGGGATAGTGATGATCGAAAGAGGAAGAGAGACATGTTGGATTTGTCTGATGGGGATAGTGATAGTTCTGATTGTAAGAGGATGCGAGAGTCTGCGTTGGATATGCTGAGCTGGGTTACAGGTGCTGCAAAGAATCCCTGTGATCCTGAAGTTGGTTCAATACCTGAAAAGGCAAAGTGGAAGTCTCAAAGTAATCAGGAGGTGTGGAAGCAAGTGCTGTTGTTTCGAGAGGCAGCGTTTCTCAAAAGAGGTTCTGATACAAGCAGTGAACAACGTAGCTGGCAg agtcagaagATGCACCCTTTCTTGTATGAAGATCATCTTGGGATAAACTACAATCTTAGGGAGAGGTTGAAATGTGACAAGAAGATTTTATTTGGCCAATCTACACCGTCTGCACGAAGTTCTTCTGATTCATCTGTAGGAATTGAGAACAGAACAACGAGTCCTAATACTGAAGATCCCTATGATGCAAATTCAGGTCTTGACAGATGTGCCACAGTACGCATTCCTTTGGGGGGAAATCGTCAAGCTGAAATACCAGAATGGACCGGTGATATTTCTGAAGGTTATTTGAAGTTTTCAGGGACCTCAATATGGCCAGTGGCAACAGTAAATACCAGACTTCGTATTGAAAAGGACCCCATAGGGAAGGGAAGACAAGATTCATGCAGCTGCTCTGCACCAGGTTCTGTTGAGTGTGTAAGATTCCACATTACCGAGAAAAGGGCTAAAGTTCATCTGGAATTGGGTGCAGCATTTTACGACTGGAATTTTGATCAGGTAGGTGAAGACGTTAAGCTATTGTggacagaagaagaagagaaaaaattcgAGGATGCGATACGATCAAACCCTCCATCACCTGAGACATATTTCTGGGACCATATCTTTAGGGCATTTCCTACAAAGAGCAGGGCAGATTTAGTTAGTTActacttcaatgtctttatttTGGAGCGCAGAGGATACCAAAATAGGCATACTCCCGATGACATTAACAGTGATGACGATGACGATGAAGCTGGACCACTGAGGAATGTTTTCGGACATCAGACACCAAATTCTGGATATCAGGCACCGAATCCGCGCGGTTCCATCTTATTAACCCCCAAAAAGtcacaaacaaagaaaaagtaa
- the LOC114390964 gene encoding AT-rich interactive domain-containing protein 1-like isoform X2, with product MLGDGKTVDLYKLFLVVRGKGGYDAVCNGKLWDTVGEESGLGVSIGSSVKLVYSKYLSALDAWLKKVAESKVSPECCVVDDRDMFGRRLMELQAEVEGLLSSCAEDDAAREEEVKGGGDDDDDNVDGRKLCGDGNGGCPDSEVLDCEKNESVLGNVGGGNKGGGGEGDGNGGCRDSEMPDREVNESVNGNLGGGNDAMEAGEEFDGGKMSKEQVVDVLDGANYSVAGLLSGGEKCGDNDGRGLVMDPPGGDSDDRKRKRDMLDLSDGDSDSSDCKRMRESALDMLSWVTGAAKNPCDPEVGSIPEKAKWKSQSNQEVWKQVLLFREAAFLKRGSDTSSEQRSWQSQKMHPFLYEDHLGINYNLRERLKCDKKILFGQSTPSARSSSDSSVGIENRTTSPNTEDPYDANSGLDRCATVRIPLGGNRQAEIPEWTGDISEGYLKFSGTSIWPVATVNTRLRIEKDPIGKGRQDSCSCSAPGSVECVRFHITEKRAKVHLELGAAFYDWNFDQVGEDVKLLWTEEEEKKFEDAIRSNPPSPETYFWDHIFRAFPTKSRADLVSYYFNVFILERRGYQNRHTPDDINSDDDDDEAGPLRNVFGHQTPNSGYQAPNPRGSILLTPKKSQTKKK from the exons ATGTTGGGTGATGGGAAGACTGTGGATTTGTATAAGCTGTTTTTGGTGGTGAGAGGGAAGGGTGGATACGACGCCGTTTGCAATGGCAAGTTGTGGGATACCGTTGGGGAGGAGTCTGGGTTGGGTGTGAGTATTGGTTCTTCCGTGAAGTTGGTGTATAGTAAGTATTTGAGTGCTTTGGATGCGTGGTTGAAGAAGGTTGCCGAGAGTAAGGTGTCCCCTGAGTGTTGTGTGGTGGACGATAGGGACATGTTTGGGAGGCGGTTGATGGAGTTGCAGGCTGAGGTCGAAGGGTTGTTGTCCAGTTGCGCTGAGGATGATGCGGCTCGAGAGGAGGAGGTAAAGGGTGgaggtgatgatgatgatgataatgtggATGGGAGGAAGTTGTGTGGTGATGGAAATGGAGGGTGTCCTGATTCGGAGGTGCTGGACTGTGAGAAGAATGAGTCGGTTCTTGGAAATGTGGGTGGGGGAAACAAGGGTGGTGGAGGTGAAGGAGATGGAAATGGAGGGTGTCGTGATTCGGAGATGCCAGACCGTGAGGTGAATGAGTCGGTGAATGGAAACTTGGGTGGGGGGAATGATGCAATGGAAGCGGGGGAAGAGTTTGATGGAGGGAAAATGTCTAAAGAGCAGGTGGTGGATGTGTTGGATGGGGCGAACTACAGTGTGGCTGGATTGTTGAGTGGAGGCGAGAAGTGTGGCGACAATGATGGTAGGGGCTTGGTGATGGATCCACCTGGTGGGGATAGTGATGATCGAAAGAGGAAGAGAGACATGTTGGATTTGTCTGATGGGGATAGTGATAGTTCTGATTGTAAGAGGATGCGAGAGTCTGCGTTGGATATGCTGAGCTGGGTTACAGGTGCTGCAAAGAATCCCTGTGATCCTGAAGTTGGTTCAATACCTGAAAAGGCAAAGTGGAAGTCTCAAAGTAATCAGGAGGTGTGGAAGCAAGTGCTGTTGTTTCGAGAGGCAGCGTTTCTCAAAAGAGGTTCTGATACAAGCAGTGAACAACGTAGCTGGCAg agtcagaagATGCACCCTTTCTTGTATGAAGATCATCTTGGGATAAACTACAATCTTAGGGAGAGGTTGAAATGTGACAAGAAGATTTTATTTGGCCAATCTACACCGTCTGCACGAAGTTCTTCTGATTCATCTGTAGGAATTGAGAACAGAACAACGAGTCCTAATACTGAAGATCCCTATGATGCAAATTCAGGTCTTGACAGATGTGCCACAGTACGCATTCCTTTGGGGGGAAATCGTCAAGCTGAAATACCAGAATGGACCGGTGATATTTCTGAAGGTTATTTGAAGTTTTCAGGGACCTCAATATGGCCAGTGGCAACAGTAAATACCAGACTTCGTATTGAAAAGGACCCCATAGGGAAGGGAAGACAAGATTCATGCAGCTGCTCTGCACCAGGTTCTGTTGAGTGTGTAAGATTCCACATTACCGAGAAAAGGGCTAAAGTTCATCTGGAATTGGGTGCAGCATTTTACGACTGGAATTTTGATCAGGTAGGTGAAGACGTTAAGCTATTGTggacagaagaagaagagaaaaaattcgAGGATGCGATACGATCAAACCCTCCATCACCTGAGACATATTTCTGGGACCATATCTTTAGGGCATTTCCTACAAAGAGCAGGGCAGATTTAGTTAGTTActacttcaatgtctttatttTGGAGCGCAGAGGATACCAAAATAGGCATACTCCCGATGACATTAACAGTGATGACGATGACGATGAAGCTGGACCACTGAGGAATGTTTTCGGACATCAGACACCAAATTCTGGATATCAGGCACCGAATCCGCGCGGTTCCATCTTATTAACCCCCAAAAAGtcacaaacaaagaaaaagtaa
- the LOC114389038 gene encoding ubiquitin-conjugating enzyme E2 5-like isoform X1 yields the protein MSSPSKRREMDLMKLMMSDYKVEMINDGMQEFYVHFHGPNESPYHGGVWKVRVELPDAYPYKSPSIGFINKIYHPNVDEMSGSVCLDVINQTWSPMFDLVNVFEVFLPQLLLYPNPSDPLNGEAAALMMRDRATYEQRVKEYCEKYAKPEDIGAATEENSSDEELSEDEYDSSDEQVAGKADP from the exons atgtcTTCTCCAAGCAAGCGGCGAGAAATGGACTTGATGAAACT GATGATGAGTGACTACAAGGTGGAGATGATTAATGATGGAATGCAAGAGTTTTATGTGCACTTCCATGGACCCAATGAGA GTCCTTATCATGGAGGTGTATGGAAAGTAAGAGTTGAGCTGCCAGATGCTTATCCTTATAAATCTCCTTCCATAGGCTTTATCAATAAGATCTATCACCCAAATGTTGATGAGAt GTCAGGATCAGTTTGTCTTGATGTTATCAATCAAACCTGGAGTCCCATGTTTG ATCTTGTCAATGTGTTTGAGGTGTTTCTACCACAACTTCTTCTGTATCCCAATCCATCAGACCCCTTGAACGGAGAAGCTGCAGCTTTAATGATGCGTGATCGAGCCACTTATGAACAAAGGGTTAAAG AGTACTGTGAGAAGTATGCTAAACCTGAAGACATAGGAGCTGCCACAGAAGAGAACTCCAGTGATGAAGAGCTAAGTGAAGATGAATATGATTCTAGTGATGAACAGGTTGCTGGTAAGGCAGACCCCTAG
- the LOC114389038 gene encoding ubiquitin-conjugating enzyme E2 5-like isoform X2, with translation MSSPSKRREMDLMKLMMSDYKVEMINDGMQEFYVHFHGPNESPYHGGVWKVRVELPDAYPYKSPSIGFINKIYHPNVDEMSGSVCLDVINQTWSPMFDLVNVFEVFLPQLLLYPNPSDPLNGEAAALMMRDRATYEQRVKGGTLERAVFSPQGSG, from the exons atgtcTTCTCCAAGCAAGCGGCGAGAAATGGACTTGATGAAACT GATGATGAGTGACTACAAGGTGGAGATGATTAATGATGGAATGCAAGAGTTTTATGTGCACTTCCATGGACCCAATGAGA GTCCTTATCATGGAGGTGTATGGAAAGTAAGAGTTGAGCTGCCAGATGCTTATCCTTATAAATCTCCTTCCATAGGCTTTATCAATAAGATCTATCACCCAAATGTTGATGAGAt GTCAGGATCAGTTTGTCTTGATGTTATCAATCAAACCTGGAGTCCCATGTTTG ATCTTGTCAATGTGTTTGAGGTGTTTCTACCACAACTTCTTCTGTATCCCAATCCATCAGACCCCTTGAACGGAGAAGCTGCAGCTTTAATGATGCGTGATCGAGCCACTTATGAACAAAGGGTTAAAG GAGGGACGCTTGAACGAGCTGTTTTTAGTCCTCAGGGTAGTGGTTAA